One window of Leptotrichia sp. oral taxon 498 genomic DNA carries:
- a CDS encoding GIY-YIG nuclease family protein, with amino-acid sequence MKKRGKNINVFLMDGDSNGRIKCTLSNWTGVAYKIPRIELEKCKDRKELKQSSVYFLFGTSDDNEDFVYIGKAGSRNNGEGILDRLQEHNRNIKNEEWKEYWREAVVFTTSNHSFGQTEIGYLEHHFYELAKKSKRYATKNSNSTNPGNITEEKESELEEYINYAKIIIGVLGYKVFKPLNEIGINNHNYEKEILYLKNSKVEAKCRQSSEGFVLLKGSKISKEAKNSLGPNLIKRREKVKNNILEEDMLFSSISSAAKFVLGYSVNGWDVWKNKEGKTFKEINNS; translated from the coding sequence ATGAAAAAAAGAGGAAAAAATATAAATGTATTTCTTATGGATGGTGATTCTAACGGAAGAATAAAATGCACCTTATCGAATTGGACAGGAGTAGCATATAAAATTCCAAGAATTGAATTGGAGAAATGCAAGGATAGAAAAGAATTAAAACAAAGTAGTGTATATTTTTTATTTGGTACATCTGATGACAATGAAGATTTTGTTTATATAGGAAAAGCAGGTTCAAGAAATAATGGGGAAGGTATTTTAGATAGACTTCAGGAACACAATAGAAATATAAAAAATGAAGAATGGAAAGAATATTGGAGAGAAGCAGTTGTTTTTACTACTTCAAATCATTCTTTTGGGCAAACAGAAATAGGATATTTGGAACATCATTTTTATGAGTTGGCTAAAAAATCTAAAAGGTATGCTACTAAAAATTCAAATTCAACTAATCCTGGAAACATTACCGAAGAAAAAGAAAGTGAATTAGAGGAATACATAAATTATGCAAAAATAATAATAGGTGTATTAGGGTATAAAGTATTTAAACCATTAAATGAGATTGGAATTAATAATCATAATTATGAAAAAGAAATTCTTTATTTGAAAAATTCAAAAGTAGAAGCAAAATGTAGACAAAGTTCAGAAGGTTTTGTTCTTTTAAAAGGAAGTAAGATAAGTAAGGAAGCTAAAAATTCTTTAGGTCCAAATTTAATTAAACGTAGAGAAAAAGTAAAAAATAATATTTTAGAAGAAGATATGTTATTTTCTAGTATTAGTTCTGCAGCAAAATTTGTTTTGGGTTATAGTGTAAATGGTTGGGATGTATGGAAAAATAAAGAAGGAAAAACGTTTAAAGAAATAAATAATTCATAA
- a CDS encoding very short patch repair endonuclease gives MKKKKTLTRNQNMARIKSKNTKPEIYIRKLLYKMGYRYRVNYSQLPGTPNIFILKYNTAIFVNGCFWHRHENCKIATFPKTHAEYWEKKFRRNVERDIEVRENLFEMDISVITIWECEINKMQRNEEYKEKYLKILKDRIERVFNYEEEDISMQMEVAEESGKYT, from the coding sequence ATGAAAAAGAAAAAAACTCTCACAAGAAACCAGAACATGGCAAGAATAAAATCTAAAAATACTAAACCTGAAATTTATATTCGGAAATTGCTTTATAAGATGGGATATAGATACAGAGTAAACTATTCACAGCTTCCAGGAACACCTAATATTTTTATTTTGAAATATAATACTGCGATATTTGTAAATGGATGCTTCTGGCATAGGCATGAAAATTGTAAAATTGCAACTTTTCCTAAGACACATGCTGAATATTGGGAAAAGAAGTTTAGGAGAAATGTAGAGAGGGATATTGAGGTTCGTGAGAATCTTTTTGAGATGGATATTAGTGTTATTACGATTTGGGAATGTGAAATTAATAAAATGCAGCGAAATGAAGAATACAAGGAAAAATATTTGAAAATTTTGAAGGACAGGATTGAAAGAGTCTTTAATTATGAAGAAGAGGATATTTCGATGCAGATGGAAGTTGCAGAGGAAAGTGGGAAATATACTTAA
- the rsxC gene encoding electron transport complex subunit RsxC — MEFKEKNFFKKGKIKDNQIEDMKIVTKNMSLKKISESEIFFVPLLQHKGERAFEIVRVGQEVRKYEKIAQGYGSISANVHSPVSGKVIRIMKNFLPDGSKVRTIIIENNFKEERVKLVKRNMRELQMAGSEEILKIIEEAGIVGLGGAGFPTASKYDIKLEKIDTFIINGMESEPYLTADYLLMKNYAKEICRGIKVAEKVLRPRHMVIAISEKNKELVSVFERMAREVNIDLQIKILSADYPQGSEILLIDKITGKKIQKGKLTIERGVIVSNVGTIKAIYDAFFNGKPLIERIVTISGEEVPNAGNYKIRIGTPLVHIVDSLNITKTDKIIFGGPMMGNKVKEPSTPIIKGTSGVIFLNEEKIESKNCISCGKCVEVCPMNLIPFDFSKYYEKVRYVKMLNANIFNCIECSACEYVCPSRVPLIESIKNGKEILVELINLEVES, encoded by the coding sequence ATGGAGTTTAAAGAAAAAAATTTTTTTAAAAAAGGTAAAATTAAAGATAATCAAATTGAAGATATGAAAATTGTCACTAAAAATATGAGTTTGAAAAAAATTTCAGAAAGTGAGATATTTTTTGTTCCGCTTTTGCAACATAAGGGAGAGAGAGCTTTTGAGATTGTGAGAGTTGGTCAAGAAGTTAGAAAATATGAGAAAATAGCACAAGGTTATGGAAGTATTTCGGCAAATGTTCATTCGCCTGTTTCAGGGAAAGTTATTAGAATTATGAAAAATTTTTTGCCTGATGGAAGCAAAGTTAGAACGATAATTATTGAAAATAATTTTAAGGAAGAGCGAGTAAAACTTGTAAAAAGAAATATGAGAGAGCTTCAGATGGCAGGAAGTGAAGAAATTTTAAAAATTATTGAAGAGGCTGGAATTGTAGGGCTTGGTGGGGCAGGATTTCCTACGGCATCTAAATATGATATAAAACTTGAAAAAATTGATACATTTATTATTAATGGAATGGAAAGTGAGCCATATTTGACAGCGGACTATTTGCTTATGAAAAATTATGCAAAAGAGATTTGCCGTGGAATTAAAGTGGCTGAGAAAGTTTTAAGACCAAGACATATGGTTATCGCAATCTCAGAAAAAAATAAGGAGTTAGTCAGTGTTTTTGAGAGAATGGCAAGAGAAGTGAACATAGATTTGCAAATTAAAATTTTGTCAGCTGATTATCCACAAGGAAGTGAAATTTTATTAATTGATAAAATTACTGGGAAAAAAATTCAAAAAGGGAAATTGACTATTGAAAGAGGAGTCATTGTGAGTAATGTTGGAACAATTAAGGCAATTTATGACGCTTTTTTTAATGGAAAACCTTTAATTGAGAGAATTGTCACAATTTCAGGAGAAGAAGTTCCAAATGCTGGAAATTATAAAATTAGAATTGGAACGCCACTGGTTCACATAGTTGATTCTTTGAATATCACAAAAACAGATAAAATTATTTTTGGCGGACCGATGATGGGAAATAAAGTGAAAGAACCCAGTACGCCAATTATTAAAGGAACCTCTGGAGTTATATTTTTAAATGAAGAAAAAATTGAGTCAAAAAATTGTATTTCGTGTGGAAAATGTGTTGAAGTTTGTCCGATGAACTTAATTCCTTTTGACTTTTCAAAATATTATGAAAAGGTAAGGTATGTTAAAATGTTAAATGCAAATATTTTTAATTGTATTGAGTGCAGTGCTTGTGAATATGTTTGTCCATCTAGAGTGCCTTTGATTGAGAGTATTAAAAATGGAAAAGAAATTTTGGTGGAACTTATCAATTTGGAGGTGGAAAGTTAA
- a CDS encoding RnfABCDGE type electron transport complex subunit D — protein MDEKSLMEEILGIRSKKDRGETLLFEDETEKNPKSNEDKKKEEKDNLRKKNKKKGKEKEILKKEKEEKELLEKAKKMLKIASDIKSKKRFFSPFIYASDTVEKIMIDVILALLPAILVSIFLCGIKSLLLILISVVSTVLTEKIITAVFLKKEKNSIKDFSAVVTGIIFSLTLPVFVPYYFAIFGGACAVIFGKMLYGGLGKNLYNPAVVGKFFVLIFFEKVFLKFKFSNANFQILNLKLFGNFLDSSFTRFLDGLILSRSNSIGTFSGMTLIFGGIYLVIKKRISPSTPLSFFLSSIILSFFVPEISKIPIGEILLVGIFMVADMPTTPVFLIGKIYFGMMLALVSSILLSQKVQNEVLFYAIIILNSFTLLINKVLRPVTFGKNLEIEAIKQFLQLIVLTFLIVAATIILINLYNFGLFKYLIYGYSIIMIITAFIFLKND, from the coding sequence ATGGATGAAAAATCTCTGATGGAAGAAATTTTAGGAATACGCTCTAAAAAAGATAGGGGAGAAACTCTCTTATTTGAAGATGAAACTGAGAAAAATCCTAAGTCTAACGAAGATAAAAAAAAAGAAGAAAAAGATAATTTAAGAAAAAAAAATAAGAAAAAAGGCAAAGAAAAAGAAATTTTGAAAAAGGAAAAAGAAGAAAAAGAACTGTTGGAAAAAGCAAAAAAAATGTTAAAAATCGCATCAGACATAAAATCTAAAAAAAGATTTTTTTCTCCGTTTATTTACGCTAGTGATACTGTGGAAAAAATAATGATAGATGTTATTTTGGCATTACTTCCAGCTATTTTAGTTTCAATTTTTTTATGCGGAATAAAATCGCTTTTATTAATCTTGATTTCAGTTGTTTCAACAGTTTTGACAGAAAAAATCATCACAGCAGTTTTTTTAAAAAAAGAAAAAAATTCGATAAAAGATTTTTCGGCGGTAGTCACAGGAATAATATTTTCTTTGACACTTCCAGTTTTTGTGCCATATTATTTTGCAATTTTTGGCGGAGCGTGTGCTGTCATTTTTGGAAAAATGTTATACGGCGGACTTGGAAAAAACTTGTACAATCCTGCAGTTGTTGGAAAATTTTTTGTATTAATATTTTTTGAGAAAGTATTTTTAAAATTTAAATTTTCAAATGCAAATTTCCAAATTTTAAATTTAAAATTATTCGGAAATTTTTTGGATTCATCATTCACAAGATTTTTGGACGGTTTGATTTTAAGTCGGTCAAACTCAATCGGAACTTTTTCTGGAATGACATTAATTTTCGGGGGAATTTATTTAGTTATAAAAAAAAGAATATCCCCGTCCACTCCTTTGAGCTTTTTTTTGTCGTCAATAATTTTATCATTTTTTGTCCCTGAAATATCTAAAATTCCAATAGGAGAGATATTGCTAGTTGGAATTTTTATGGTGGCGGATATGCCTACAACTCCTGTTTTTTTGATTGGAAAAATATATTTTGGAATGATGTTGGCACTTGTATCATCAATACTTTTATCACAAAAAGTTCAAAACGAAGTGCTGTTTTATGCAATAATAATTTTAAATAGTTTCACTCTGCTTATAAATAAGGTACTAAGACCAGTCACTTTTGGAAAAAATTTAGAAATTGAAGCCATAAAACAGTTTTTACAGTTAATTGTGTTGACATTTTTGATTGTAGCTGCAACTATTATTTTGATAAACTTATATAATTTTGGATTATTTAAATATTTGATTTATGGTTATAGCATAATTATGATTATTACTGCATTTATTTTCTTGAAAAACGATTAA
- a CDS encoding flotillin family protein: MRVIIFYGLIILIVLGLVLSLFAYVRVPNDKMAFISGFRKRMVSGRLAFYVRAFERVDYLDLAVFSVDVDTKQFVPTNDFINIKADAIVKLQVGTAQEIMLIASKNFLNKNHEYMSNAIKDVLEGNLREIIGQMNLKDMVQNRKVFNQKVEENVIDDLRKMGLELKSFNVQSFTDEKGVIDNLGIENTTKISKDASIAKANSEKEVAIAKAQAYKEAQDIEIKTREEIAEKQNALKIKQADLKIESDTKQALADITYDIQKEKNRKEYEEVIGDANFTQQDQAIRANKAKLESEIKIDQQIKADAKLYNMTKDAEARLVEEQRQADAELYKRQRQAEGIKLQALAEAEAKKIQAEAEANAVKIKMLAEAEGIEARGNAEAGAKEKMLLAEARGKKETLLAEAEGLDKKAEAMKKYGEAAVAEMYFKALPEVAKNVAAPLNNIDKITMYGDGNTSKLISDITQSIGKINDGISDGAGIDIKSLLAGFLGGKVLDSIKKDDVVRKGKEGEEENNKG; the protein is encoded by the coding sequence ATGAGAGTGATTATATTTTATGGACTTATTATTCTAATTGTTCTTGGACTTGTTTTATCATTGTTTGCTTATGTGAGAGTGCCGAATGATAAAATGGCGTTTATTTCAGGATTTAGAAAAAGAATGGTTAGCGGAAGACTTGCATTTTATGTGAGAGCTTTTGAGAGAGTCGATTATCTTGATTTGGCAGTATTTTCTGTCGATGTGGATACAAAGCAGTTTGTGCCTACCAATGATTTTATTAATATAAAAGCTGATGCAATTGTAAAATTGCAGGTGGGAACGGCACAGGAGATAATGCTTATTGCAAGTAAAAATTTTTTGAATAAAAATCATGAGTATATGAGTAATGCGATAAAAGATGTTCTGGAAGGTAATTTAAGAGAAATTATCGGACAGATGAATTTAAAGGATATGGTTCAAAATCGAAAAGTTTTTAATCAGAAAGTTGAAGAAAATGTAATTGACGATTTGAGAAAGATGGGACTTGAGCTAAAATCGTTTAATGTACAGTCGTTTACTGATGAAAAGGGAGTTATTGATAACTTAGGAATTGAAAATACAACTAAAATTTCAAAAGATGCAAGTATTGCAAAAGCCAATTCAGAAAAGGAAGTTGCGATTGCGAAAGCACAGGCTTATAAAGAAGCGCAGGATATTGAAATAAAAACTCGGGAAGAAATTGCGGAAAAGCAAAATGCACTGAAAATTAAACAAGCGGATTTGAAAATAGAAAGTGATACAAAACAAGCTCTTGCAGATATAACTTACGATATTCAAAAAGAAAAAAACCGTAAAGAGTATGAAGAAGTTATAGGAGATGCAAATTTCACTCAGCAAGATCAAGCAATTCGTGCAAATAAAGCAAAACTTGAAAGTGAAATTAAAATTGATCAGCAAATAAAAGCCGATGCAAAATTGTACAATATGACAAAAGACGCTGAAGCAAGATTAGTTGAAGAACAAAGACAAGCAGATGCTGAACTTTATAAACGGCAAAGACAAGCTGAAGGAATAAAATTACAGGCTTTGGCAGAGGCAGAGGCAAAGAAAATTCAGGCGGAAGCAGAAGCAAATGCAGTAAAAATTAAAATGTTAGCAGAGGCTGAAGGAATAGAAGCTAGAGGTAACGCTGAAGCTGGTGCAAAAGAAAAAATGTTGCTTGCAGAAGCTAGAGGTAAAAAAGAAACATTATTAGCAGAAGCAGAAGGACTTGATAAAAAAGCGGAAGCAATGAAAAAATACGGAGAAGCAGCAGTTGCAGAAATGTACTTTAAAGCACTTCCTGAAGTTGCAAAAAATGTGGCAGCGCCATTAAACAATATTGATAAAATAACAATGTACGGAGACGGAAATACAAGCAAATTGATTTCTGACATCACTCAAAGTATCGGAAAAATCAATGATGGAATTTCTGATGGAGCAGGCATTGATATAAAATCGCTGCTTGCAGGATTTTTGGGCGGAAAAGTGCTGGATAGTATTAAAAAAGATGATGTCGTTAGAAAAGGAAAAGAAGGTGAAGAAGAGAACAATAAGGGATAA
- a CDS encoding CorA family divalent cation transporter, with protein sequence MIKRIDTKSGKTISYVYNLKDEDYRIVSERLEMDEEKIKNVIDEEIFTPRISKSDWEIYKLYYPTVKKPVIDKEVTSYEINPIVICMRENKVVILDDDYFEDFYNFVEEYAELRDDILEENRFFLNMLHKISQSLYKYVRILIGEHDKIETVLREQQSNEKLISLSEVEQGFYVYNIAMRNLNYVVENLKEDEQFSQYEEYMTRILQEINFTLDLSSSYCEICKTTRETYSSYIGNNMNITMKVLAAATILITVPNMIFGFYGMNVKLPLQDTGFFALGIIFVIMVALMVVLWKYLKKKVL encoded by the coding sequence ATGATAAAAAGAATAGATACAAAAAGTGGGAAAACAATTTCTTACGTATATAATTTGAAAGATGAAGATTATAGAATTGTGTCTGAAAGATTGGAGATGGATGAGGAAAAGATAAAAAATGTAATTGATGAAGAAATTTTTACTCCGAGGATCTCAAAATCAGACTGGGAAATTTATAAATTGTATTATCCGACTGTGAAGAAACCTGTGATAGATAAAGAGGTTACATCTTACGAAATTAATCCAATTGTAATTTGTATGAGGGAGAATAAGGTTGTTATTTTAGATGATGACTATTTTGAAGATTTTTATAATTTTGTTGAAGAGTATGCTGAATTGAGAGATGATATTCTTGAGGAAAATCGTTTTTTTCTAAATATGCTTCATAAAATTTCTCAAAGTCTTTATAAATATGTGCGAATTTTGATTGGAGAACATGACAAGATTGAAACAGTTTTGAGGGAGCAGCAAAGCAATGAAAAATTGATTTCATTATCAGAAGTGGAGCAAGGTTTTTATGTTTACAATATTGCTATGAGAAACTTGAATTATGTTGTTGAAAATTTGAAAGAGGATGAGCAATTTTCTCAATATGAAGAATATATGACAAGAATTTTGCAGGAGATAAACTTTACACTTGATTTATCGTCTTCATACTGTGAAATCTGTAAAACAACACGAGAAACATATTCATCATATATTGGCAATAATATGAATATCACAATGAAAGTTTTGGCAGCGGCGACAATACTAATTACAGTTCCAAATATGATTTTTGGATTTTACGGAATGAATGTGAAGTTGCCGCTTCAAGATACAGGATTTTTTGCACTTGGAATAATTTTTGTGATAATGGTGGCTTTGATGGTTGTATTGTGGAAGTATTTGAAAAAGAAAGTTTTGTAA
- a CDS encoding SDR family oxidoreductase, producing the protein MAVKNKVVIVTGASSGIGKATAKLLGESGAKVVLAAKNEDKLQQAVAEIKEKGGEAAYKVTDVSKREEVKALVDFAISEYGKIDVIFNNAGLMPNAPLSELKNSEWDEMIDVNLKGVLNGIEAVLPHFIKQKSGHVISTSSVAGLNTYLGAGVYCATKHGVKALMEVLRKESANEKMNVRTTTLYLGAFRTELATRITNKAIKERIEFLYDTIGADPIIVAEAVKFAIDLPEEVSMNEITLYPTAQL; encoded by the coding sequence ATGGCTGTTAAAAACAAAGTCGTTATTGTTACAGGAGCTTCTTCAGGAATTGGAAAAGCTACTGCAAAATTACTAGGAGAAAGTGGCGCAAAAGTCGTACTTGCTGCAAAAAATGAAGACAAATTACAGCAAGCTGTTGCTGAAATAAAGGAAAAAGGAGGAGAAGCAGCTTACAAAGTGACAGATGTGTCAAAAAGAGAGGAAGTAAAAGCATTGGTTGATTTTGCAATTTCTGAATACGGAAAAATAGATGTTATTTTCAATAATGCGGGATTAATGCCAAACGCACCATTGTCAGAACTAAAAAATAGTGAATGGGATGAAATGATAGATGTGAACTTAAAAGGTGTCTTAAATGGTATTGAAGCTGTACTTCCACATTTTATCAAGCAAAAATCTGGACATGTTATTAGCACATCTTCTGTTGCTGGACTAAACACATATCTTGGAGCAGGAGTATACTGTGCCACAAAACACGGTGTAAAAGCACTAATGGAAGTACTAAGAAAAGAAAGTGCCAATGAAAAAATGAATGTCCGTACAACAACTTTATATTTAGGAGCATTCAGAACTGAACTTGCAACACGTATCACAAATAAAGCAATTAAGGAAAGAATTGAATTTCTTTACGACACAATTGGAGCAGATCCTATAATAGTTGCCGAAGCTGTAAAATTTGCGATTGATTTGCCAGAAGAAGTTAGCATGAACGAAATCACGCTTTACCCAACAGCACAATTATAA
- a CDS encoding GntR family transcriptional regulator, whose amino-acid sequence MSKYKEVYENIKKQIKDGKLKSKDYLKSEADLAIDYSCSVLTVRKALALLESEGYIQKIKGKKSIVLEKGDLKNISLTSIQTFQELNKIKNIDVKANLVSLYIVQGAEELMEKFNVSKTADFYKVVRTYSLDGEVVQYAISYFDRKIVTYLNDEIASKSIYEYLENELNLKISYSRREIKFRSATDEERRYINLENIDRVVVIETYAYLSNGNLFQYETITYHPDKFTFTAIAKR is encoded by the coding sequence ATGAGTAAATATAAGGAAGTTTATGAAAATATAAAAAAACAAATAAAAGATGGAAAATTAAAGTCAAAAGACTACTTAAAAAGTGAGGCTGATTTGGCGATAGATTATTCCTGTTCGGTACTTACTGTTAGAAAGGCACTTGCATTATTGGAGTCTGAGGGATATATTCAAAAAATAAAGGGAAAAAAGTCGATTGTGCTGGAAAAAGGAGATTTGAAAAATATTTCGCTTACTTCGATACAGACGTTTCAAGAATTGAATAAGATAAAAAATATAGATGTCAAGGCAAATTTAGTTAGTCTATACATAGTACAAGGTGCCGAGGAACTAATGGAAAAATTTAATGTCTCTAAAACGGCTGATTTTTATAAGGTTGTTCGTACTTATTCTTTGGATGGTGAAGTTGTGCAGTATGCCATTTCTTATTTTGATAGAAAAATCGTCACTTATTTAAATGATGAAATAGCCAGTAAATCTATCTATGAATATCTGGAAAATGAACTAAATTTAAAAATATCCTATTCAAGGCGGGAAATAAAGTTCAGAAGTGCAACAGATGAAGAAAGACGGTATATAAATCTGGAAAATATTGACAGAGTTGTAGTTATTGAAACTTATGCTTATTTATCTAACGGAAATCTTTTCCAATATGAAACAATAACTTATCATCCTGATAAATTTACTTTTACGGCAATTGCTAAAAGATAG
- a CDS encoding pectate lyase family protein — MKKIVLVISLMISLILCSAEKTDFIREVLAKNDGFASEGKGTTGGTQAVQKNIFKVTNKKEFVAALGNRKNTEPKILMIYGTIDFDTDDNGKSLKMEDYMAKGYDFQKYLETHASKSSASKSLKEDQEAKREQSQKNQSKSITVHVPANTSIIGIENAKLKGVDLVLDSNNIIIRNIMFESPYDYFPSWDPKDGKEGNWNSEYDSISIKGGTHIWIDHCHFQDGPETIEKYFNRKYEHRDGLIDISNQSDYIILSYNIFENHNKAILIGNSDSKMTDEGKLNVTLHHNYFHNLVQRAPRVRFGKVHVYNNYYQSDNKNSEYSYSYSLGVGKNSKIYAENNVAEVKGKDYKDFVKVFGGKELTTINNIFNGQKIDKFNESLSKVNWVPTLYQKIDATNEVKDKVLNNAGIFKK; from the coding sequence ATGAAAAAAATAGTTTTAGTAATTAGTTTAATGATTTCTTTAATCTTGTGTTCGGCTGAAAAAACTGATTTTATACGAGAAGTATTAGCTAAAAATGATGGATTTGCTTCAGAAGGTAAAGGAACTACGGGTGGAACTCAAGCTGTTCAGAAAAATATATTCAAAGTTACAAATAAGAAAGAATTTGTTGCAGCACTTGGAAACAGAAAAAATACGGAACCTAAGATTTTGATGATATATGGGACAATAGATTTTGATACAGATGATAATGGTAAGAGTTTAAAGATGGAAGATTATATGGCTAAAGGGTATGATTTTCAAAAATATTTGGAAACTCATGCTTCTAAAAGTTCAGCATCTAAAAGTTTGAAAGAAGATCAGGAAGCAAAAAGAGAACAATCTCAAAAAAATCAAAGTAAAAGTATTACAGTCCATGTTCCTGCCAATACAAGTATAATTGGGATTGAAAATGCAAAATTAAAAGGTGTAGATTTAGTCCTAGATTCTAATAATATAATTATAAGAAATATAATGTTCGAGTCCCCTTATGATTATTTTCCATCATGGGATCCAAAAGATGGAAAAGAAGGTAACTGGAATTCCGAATATGACAGTATTTCAATAAAGGGCGGTACTCATATTTGGATAGATCATTGCCATTTTCAAGATGGACCTGAAACTATTGAAAAATATTTTAATCGTAAATATGAGCATAGGGATGGTTTAATTGACATATCAAATCAATCAGATTATATAATTTTGTCATATAATATTTTTGAAAATCATAATAAAGCGATTTTGATAGGAAATAGTGATTCAAAAATGACAGATGAAGGGAAATTAAATGTAACTTTGCATCATAATTATTTTCATAATTTAGTTCAAAGAGCACCAAGAGTGAGATTTGGAAAAGTTCATGTATATAATAATTATTATCAATCAGACAATAAAAATAGTGAATACAGTTATTCTTATTCTTTAGGAGTTGGAAAAAATTCAAAAATATATGCTGAAAACAATGTTGCAGAAGTAAAAGGCAAAGATTATAAAGATTTTGTAAAAGTCTTTGGTGGAAAAGAACTTACAACTATTAACAATATTTTCAATGGACAAAAAATTGATAAATTTAATGAAAGTTTATCAAAAGTGAATTGGGTTCCTACATTATATCAAAAAATAGATGCTACAAATGAAGTAAAAGATAAAGTTTTAAATAATGCGGGAATATTTAAAAAATAA
- a CDS encoding type II toxin-antitoxin system Phd/YefM family antitoxin, with the protein MTNTNATNLRKNLFSYLESAIDYNDVINVNTKKGNAIIISEAEYNGLLETLYLLSDPNMKEKIETAKNATSDDYEVLNGRRI; encoded by the coding sequence GTGACAAATACAAATGCAACTAATTTGAGAAAAAATTTATTTTCTTATTTAGAATCAGCGATTGACTATAATGATGTTATTAATGTGAATACAAAAAAAGGAAATGCAATTATTATTAGTGAAGCTGAATATAACGGTTTACTAGAAACTTTATACTTGCTGTCAGATCCAAATATGAAAGAAAAGATTGAAACTGCAAAGAATGCTACTAGTGATGATTATGAGGTTTTGAATGGTAGAAGAATATAA
- a CDS encoding Txe/YoeB family addiction module toxin yields MVEEYKIYILKKANKDKEKIKQFPALKNNVDKLINLIKKNPFQTPPSYEILTKDLRGYYSRRINKQHRLVYEVIEEEKRINIISMWTHYEF; encoded by the coding sequence ATGGTAGAAGAATATAAGATTTATATTTTAAAGAAAGCTAATAAAGACAAGGAGAAAATAAAACAATTTCCAGCATTAAAAAATAATGTAGATAAATTGATAAATCTTATAAAGAAAAATCCTTTTCAAACGCCACCATCTTACGAGATCTTAACGAAAGATTTGAGGGGATATTATTCAAGAAGGATTAATAAGCAACATCGACTTGTATATGAAGTTATTGAAGAAGAAAAAAGAATAAATATTATCAGTATGTGGACACATTATGAATTTTAA